The Syngnathus typhle isolate RoL2023-S1 ecotype Sweden linkage group LG6, RoL_Styp_1.0, whole genome shotgun sequence genome has a window encoding:
- the frya gene encoding protein furry homolog isoform X10, whose product MTSQQDSGFFEISIKSLLKSWSASSPVGNGYNKPPLPPVCSPQGEKGPTISVPISVDPESKPGEYVLKSLFSAFATVSERKIRVIMAEPLEKPLTKSLQRGEDPQFDQLISTMSSLAEYCLPSILRTLFDWYKRQNGPEEELREYRPRANAKSRNDEQQRDYLLERRDLAIDFIFSLALIEVLKQMPLHPVLDGSVNEIITLAFKHFRYKEGYHGPNTGNLHTVADLYAEVIGVLAQSKFPAVKKKFMTELKELRQKEQSPYVVQSTISLIMGMKFFRIKMYPVEDFEASFQFMQECARYFLEVKDKDIKHALAGLFVEILVPVAAAVKNEVNVPCLRNFVDSLYDTSLELSARKKHSLAFYPLVTCLLCVSQKQFFLNRWHIFLNNCLSNLKSRDPKMARVALESLYRLLWVYMIRIKCESNTATQGRLNTIVGTLFPKGSRSVVPRDMPLNIFVKIIQFIAQERLDFAMKEILFDLLCVAKPAKAFGLNPERMNIGLRAFLVVADRLQQKDGEPPMPNTGCTLPSGNTLRVKKTYLSKTLTVEEAKVIGMSQYYFPVRKAFDNILRHLDKEVGRCMMMTNAQMFNKEPEDMITGERKAKIDLFRTCVAAIPRLMPDGMSKTELIDLLSRLTIHMDDELRLIAQNSLQSLLVDKSDWRDDVLFGLVGFVLREVHDSQRGLLDASLKLLLQLLAQWKVAAAAAGRSYDTAKMHTAEPPQTSSNVKTAAERGPHAAVLHAVEGLALVLLCSCQLSTRRLAVAVLKEIRGLFAVLGQSEDDDKPVIEVMDQLGPVIVSSFVNVVVSDAANTCADLQWLAEWNARLVSSHYDIGSPSHVWILAQSVKEPWVLCLYSLLRQEHLPKHCPAALGYAWPYAFARAQMLMPLIDPNNPANAKKTGSTSGSADNYVTLWRNYLILCFGVAKPSVMSAGHLRASTSEMAGPATPESPAGCEKVISGCPSVAWLLKQLVPLMRSESAELTEALVLGFGRTNSLAFRELVEELHPLMKEALERRPENKKRRERRDLLRLQLLRIFELLADAGVISDSTNGALERDTLALGALFLEYVDLTRTLLEGENDKDAEILKDIRIHFSAMVANLIQCVPVHYRRFLFPQQSLRHHLFILFSQWAGPFSIMFTPLERYSDRNHQITRYQYCALKAMSAVLCCGPVFDNVGLSPDGYLYKWLDNILACQDQRVHQLGCEAVILLLELNAEQVNLFNWAVDRCYTGSYRLASGCFKAIAAVCGSRNYPSDLVPLLNLVLFKASDADREMNEISMQLMQILEARLLVYSKKLAGRKPNGVLHGTHAPLPPLYSLSLPQLSGHLARMYPELTLPLFSEVSQRFPTTHPNGRQIMLTYLLPWLSNMELVDSGQPASSSSSSDDTFTRGRASARQHLSGTGWGSLQATSMVLNNLMYMTAKYGDDLPGSELENAWNALVCNEKWSHNLRTALQFLISLCGVSSDTSLLPFIKKVVIYLCRNNTMQTMQELLLELQQTDPLNPVVQHCDSPPFYRFTATGKPVGNTPSGTTSSTNTVVAGQESFTDSDERKSKDNEERLSHAMQAHHRLDSRYSNSSGGSYDEDKCEPLPPYADWLMAVVESNHPHPLPMPLNGGCWAPLVDFLPETLTPRGPLHRCNIAVIFMTEMVVDHSVREDWALHLPLLLHALFLGMDHYRPEVHEHCKHLLLHLLMALSCRRNFQAVASVLLRTRRIDGAKTLTRQPAFQPEFMTSGALDFLREAQASPVPDSGLSSSSTSSSLSLGESAGNLPEISDEPAADEKTGKLIEFLTTRASGPLWCHEDISPKSHVSKSTVQLTNLLRHVVSVLKEPDSQLERQLSDVALHTALCSSSRHYAGRSFQVFRALRQPVYAHAVSDLLTRLVEVVGEPGEEVQGYVMEVLLTLESVVDNLAECLENNEPVAILTRASSPDGLTTLNLMSDRKSTGQLNIRGEERSRHQRSSSVPKKFGEADRWSDRWSDPPRSATLDRIQACEQQLPAGKSRSPPSSKDDVSDPANVNHPGNLLAAVFWAAVSLMESDFEFEYQMSLRLLDKLLGHMSLDKRENRDRLEKLQEQLQWSSFTGLQQLLLKGFTSAATVDLALKLFWQLTPVSRVSVVDTSQAIGFPLNVLCLLPHLVQNFDGPTLFCQEVAERIAQVCLEEKNDKLSNLAHVMTLYKTRSYTRNCFSWVNVVCRYLHEAFSDIALSLVTYMAELLEKGLPSMQQTILQIIYSLLSHMDLSGIQAKPFNMEVLRTIEKFAQTAHWREALNILKLVVSRSASLAQPSGDLSYEDISRVWERSSKALPGKTLDFHFDVSETPVIGRRHHDLRASPGRDGKSGIAAVTRSTSSSSSSLGSTSNKVLVPVSWKRPQSSQKRTREKLVHVLSLCGQKVGLTKNTSVIFSSCGELDLAEHRPSPASSEDGTREADATDDTASEQQFRVFRDFDFLDVELEDGEELLGETVDNFNWGVRRHSADSLDRSGPGGALEESQLSGSTPSLSRVLAGEDDSDDFSEEESLSAAQAASLPPSTEIQKMDSPSFCNSTPPGGKNPSFELQLPKDSKQRFFQADEDANEEDASLSISCLPPDFDCGDALEVTHPFYKDIHGCLPSLAEEEGDDGTPESDSSPPPSPFFSAILAAFQPAACDDAEEAWRAHLSQLASDSDGSCAVYTFHVFCCLFQSIQSRFSSLTSDAVSYLNDGLKGLGAKFLRSSQMLTTCAECPLLLIDADTVMSYGLLEKMKFSVLELQEYLDTYNSKKEATVTWLSSCKAAFPQSPDSTASAREQKQLELCQRLYKLHFQLLLLFQSYTKLVEQVYAVSSHPKLSNMSQELSDLRSHLKAAWVEDDRRACGEPSTFSTAEAAVQAILEVLKSDGFASAICYIRECRTSWPKDIFGGPSEDEIQTLLNIYFRHQTLGRTGTLALVGCKRDLSDVSAQLTELNGEMRDAMSRTRGDRPVVAFLPDAKVSGSTL is encoded by the exons ATGACCAGCCAGCAGGACTCGGGCTTCTTTGAGATCAGCATCAAATCGCTGCTCAAGTCTTGGAGCGCTT CCTCGCCCGTGGGCAATGGCTACAACAAGCCGCCCCTCCCGCCGGTCTGCAGTCCTCAAGGGGAGAAGGGCCCGACCATCTCCGTGCCCATCAGCGTGGACCCGGAGAGCAAACCGGGAGAGTACGTGCTGAAGAGCCTCTTCTCCGCCTTCGCCACCGTGTCGGAGCGCAAGATCCGCGTCATCATGGCGGAGCCGCTG GAAAAGCCGTTGACAAAGTCTCTTCAGAGAGGTGAAGATCCTCAGTTTGACCAA TTGATAAGCACCATGAGCTCCTTGGCCGAGTACTGCCTTCCCTCCATCCTGCGCACGCTCTTCGACTGGTACAAGCGGCAAAACGGCCCGGAGGAGGAGCTGCGCGAGTACCGGCCGAGAGCCAACGCCAAGTCCAGAAA CGATGAGCAGCAGAGGGATTATTTACTTGAAAGGAGAGATTTGGCAATCGACTTCATCTTCTCCCTGGCCCTCATAGAAGTGCTGAAGCAG ATGCCGCTGCACCCCGTACTCGACGGCTCGGTCAACGAGATCATCACCTTAGCCTTTAAGCACTTCCGCTACAAAGAAGG ATACCACGGTCCCAACACTGGCAACTTGCACACTGTGGCCGACCTTTACGCTGAGGTCATCGGAGTACTGGCTCAGTCCAA GTTTCCCGCCGTGAAGAAGAAGTTCATGACGGAGCTGAAGGAGCTGCGGCAGAAAGAGCAGAGTCCATATGTGGTCCAGAGTACCATTAGCCTCATCATGGGGATGAAGTTCTTTCGAATTAAGATGTACCCCGTTGAGGATTTTGAAGCTTCCTTCCAGTTCATGCAG GAATGCGCCCGGTACTTCTTGGAGGTTAAGGACAAGGACATCAAGCACGCCTTGGCCGGGCTCTTTGTTGAAATTTTGGTTCCTGTCGCGGCA GCGGTGAAGAATGAGGTGAACGTTCCCTGCCTGAGGAACTTTGTGGACAGCTTGTACGACACAAGCCTGGAGCTGTCGGCCAGAAAGAAGCATTCGTTG GCTTTTTACCCGCTGGTGACCTGCCTGCTGTGCGTCAGCCAGAAGCAGTTCTTCCTCAACAGGTGGCACATCTTCCTCAACAATTGCCTCTCCAATCTCAAG AGTCGAGACCCCAAGATGGCTCGCGTGGCGCTGGAGTCTCTCTATCGCCTGCTGTGGGTTTACATGATCAGGATCAAGTGCGAGAGCAACACTGCCACGCAAGG TCGCCTCAACACCATCGTGGGCACGcttttccccaaaggatcccGCAGCGTGGTGCCCAGAGACATGCCTCTCAACATCTTTGTCAAAATCATCCAGTTCATCGCACAG GAAAGACTTGATTTTGCCATGAAAGAAATTCTTTTCGATCTCCTGTGTGTGGCGAAACCCGCAAAAGCCTTCGGTCTTAATCCGGAG AGAATGAATATCGGTCTGAGAGCCTTCCTGGTGGTGGCCGACCGACTTCAGCAGAAGGACGGCGAGCCTCCCATGCCCAACACCGGTTGCACTTTACCTTCAGGGAACACGCTACGAGTGAAGAAGACCTACCTGAGCAAAACGCTCACGGTGGAGGAGGCCAAAGTCATCG GCATGTCGCAGTATTACTTCCCCGTGCGAAAGGCCTTTGACAACATCCTGAGACACCTGGACAAGGAGGTGGGACGCTGCATGATGATGACCAACGCTCAGATGTTCAACAAAGAGCCCGAGGACATGATCAC GGGTGAAAGGAAGGCCAAGATTGATCTGTTCAGGACGTGCGTGGCAGCCATTCCACGCTTGATGCCCGACGGGATGTCAAAGACGGAGCTCATAGACCTGCTCTCCCG ACTGACAATCCACATGGACGACGAGCTCCGACTCATCGCTCAGAACTCTTTGCAAAGTCTGTTGGTGGACAAATCGGACTGGCGGGACGACGTGCTGTTCGGGTTGGTCGGCTTTGTGCTGCGCGAGGTCCACGACAGCCAGCGGGGGCTGTTGGACGCCTCGCTCAAGCTGCTGCTCCAGCTGCTCGCCCAGTGGaaagtggcggcggcggcggcggggaggAGCTACGACACGGCTAAGATGCACACTGCCGAG CCGCCGCAGACGAGCTCCAACGTGAAGACGGCTGCCGAGCGCGGCCCCCACGCCGCCGTCTTGCACGCCGTGGAGGGTCTGGCCCTCGTGCTGCTCTGCTCCTGCCAGCTCAGCACTCGAAGGCTCGCCGTCGCCGTCCTCAAGGAGATCCGCGGCCTCTTCGCCGTGCTCGGGCAGTCTGAG GACGACGATAAACCGGTCATCGAGGTCATGGACCAGCTCGGCCCCGTCATCGTCAGCAGCTTCGTCAACGTTGTCGTCTCTGATGCG GCCAACACATGCGCGGACCTCCAGTGGCTGGCCGAGTGGAACGCCCGGCTGGTCAGCAGCCACTACGACATCGGCAGCCCGTCGCACGTGTGGATCTTGGCGCAGTCGGTGAAGGAGCCGTGGGTGCTGTGTCTGTACAGCCTGCTGAGACAGGAGCACCTGCCCAAGCACTGCCCCGCCGCTCTGGGCTACGCGTGGCCCTACGCCTTCGCTCGGGCACAGATGCTCATGCCGCTGATCGATCCCAA TAACCCGGCAAACGCAAAGAAGACGGGCAGCACCTCGGGCAGCGCGGACAACTACGTGACCCTGTGGAGGAACTACTTGATCCTTTGCTTCGGGGTGGCCAAGCCCAGCGTGATGAGCGCCGGTCACCTGAGAGCGTCGACATCCGAGATGGCCGGGCCGGCCACGCCCGAAAGCCCCGCCGGCTGCGAGAAG GTCATCTCAGGCTGCCCATCGGTGGCTTGGCTCCTCAAGCAGTTGGTTCCCCTCATGCGGTCGGAGAGCGCGGAGCTGACCGAGGCCTTAGTTCTGGGCTTTGGCCGCACCAACTCCCTGGCCTTCAG GGAACTTGTGGAGGAGCTGCATCCGCTCATGAAGGAAGCACTGGAAAGAAGACCTGAG AACAAGAAGCGGCGTGAGCGCCGGGACCTTCTGCGACTTCAACTGTTGCGCATCTTTGAGCTGCTGGCAGACGCGGGCGTCATCAGTGACAG TACAAACGGGGCTCTGGAGCGTGACACTCTGGCCCTGGGCGCCCTCTTCCTGGAGTACGTGGACCTGACGCGGACGCTCCTGGAAGGCGAGAACGACAAAGACGCCGAGATCCTCAAGGACATTCGAATTCACTTCAGCGCCATGGTGGCCAACCTCATCCAGTGTGTGCCAG TGCACTACAGGCGCTTCCTGTTTCCGCAGCAGAGCCTCCGACATCATCTCTTCATCCTCTTCAGTCAGTGGGCGGGGCCCTTCAGCATCATGTTCACTCCCTTGGAGCGCTACAGTGACAGAAATCACCAGATCACGCGCTACCAATACTGCGCCTTGAAG GCCATGTCTGCCGTGTTGTGCTGCGGCCCGGTCTTCGACAACGTGGGCCTCTCCCCGGACGGCTACCTCTACAAGTGGCTGGACAACATCCTAGCCTGCCAAGACCAGCGG GTCCACCAGCTGGGATGCGAGGCGGTCATCCTGCTCCTGGAGCTCAACGCCGAGCAGGTCAACCTGTTCAACTGGGCCGTAGATCGCTGCTATACGGGCTCCTACCGGCTGGCCTCGGGTTGCTTCAAAGCCATCGCCGCCGTGTGCGGTAGCAG AAACTACCCAAGCGATCTGGTGCCGCTGCTCAATCTGGTTCTCTTCAAGGCGTCCGACGCCGACAGAGAGATGAATGAGATCTCCATGCAACTGATGCAG ATTCTCGAGGCCAGGCTGCTGGTGTACTCCAAGAAGTTGGCTGGGCGGAAGCCCAACGGCGTCCTTCACGGCACTCACGCGCCGTTGCCGCCCCTCTACAGCCTCTCCCTCCCTCAGCTCTCCGGCCACTTGGCCAGAATGTACCCCGAACTCACCCTCCCTCTTTTCTCAG AGGTTAGCCAGAGGTTCCCGACGACCCACCCCAACGGGAGACAGATCATGCTGACTTATCTCCTACCCTGGCTCAGCAACATGGAGCTGGTAGATAGCGGCCAGCCagcgtcttcctcctcctcctccgacgACACCTTTACGAGAGGGCGCGCCTCCGCCCGGCAACATCTGAGCGGCACCGGCTGGGGCTCCTTGCAAGCCACGTCCATGGTGCTCAACAACCTCATGTACATGACGGCCAAG TATGGAGATGATTTACCAGGATCTGAACTGGAAAATGCCTGGAATGCTTTGGTGTGCAACGAAAAGTGGAGTCACAACCTGCGAACGGCGCTGCAGTTTCTCATCAGCTTATGCGGCGTCAGCAGCGACACCTCCCTCCTGCCATTC ATCAAGAAGGTGGTGATCTACCTCTGTCGGAACAACACCATGCAAACCATGCAAGAGTTGCTTTTGGAGTTGCAGCAGACAGACCCGCTCAACCCGGTGGTGCAGCACTGCGACAGCCCGCCCTTCTATCGCTTCACGGCCACCGGCAAGCCCGTCGGCAACACGCCGTCAG GAACCACATCCAGTACCAATACCGTGGTGGCAGGACAGGAGAGCTTCACAGATTCAGATGAACGCAAGTCAAAGGACAACGAAGAGAG GCTTAGTCATGCGATGCAAGCTCACCACCGCCTGGACTCTCGCTACAGCAACAGCTCGGGAGGATCGTACGATGAAGACAAGT GTGAACCTCTTCCCCCTTATGCTGACTGGTTGATGGCCGTGGTAGAAAGCAACCATCCCCATCCTCTCCCTATGCCTCTCAACGGCGGCTGCTGGGCTCCTCTGGTGGACTTCCTGCCCGAGACCCTCACCCCCAGAGGACCTCTACACAG GTGTAATATAGCAGTCATATTCATGACAGAGATGGTGGTGGACCACAGCGTGAGGGAAGACTGGGCCTTGCACCTCCCGTTGCTGCTGCACGCCTTATTTTTGG GCATGGACCACTACCGTCCGGAAGTACATGAGCACTGCAAgcatctcctcctccacctgctcATGGCGCTGTCCTGCCGCCGCAACTTCCAGGCCGTCGCCTCGGTGCTGCTGCGGACGCGCCGGATCGACGGAGCCAAGACCCTCACTCGCCAGCCCGCCTTTCAGCCCGAGTTCATGACATCAg GAGCTTTGGACTTTCTGAGGGAGGCTCAGGCGTCTCCCGTGCCGGACTCCGGCCTAAGTTCCTCCTCCACGTCGTCCAGTCTGAGCCTGGGGGAGAGCGCCGGCAACCTGCCCGAGATCTCGGACGAGCCGGCGGCCGACGAGAAGACCGGCAAGCTCATTGAGTTTTTAACCACCAG AGCATCCGGGCCGCTGTGGTGCCACGAAGACATCTCACCCAAGAGTCACGTTTCCAAAAGTACAGTCCAGCTGACAAACCTCTTGCGCCACGTCGTATCCGTGCTCAAAGAACCCG ACTCTCAGCTGGAGCGGCAGCTGAGCGACGTGGCCCTGCACACGGCGCTGTGCAGTTCCTCACGTCACTACGCCGGACGCTCCTTCCAAGTGTTCCGAGCGTTGCGCCAGCCAGTCTACGCGCACGCCGTCTCCGACTTGCTCACCCGGCTGGTGGAGGTCGTCGGGGAACCCGGAGAGGAGGTGCAG GGCTACGTGATGGAAGTTTTACTCACGCTGGAGTCTGTGGTGGACAACTTGGCCGAGTGCCTCGAGAATAACGAACCGGTGGCCATCTTGACCAG AGCCTCATCTCCGGATGGCCTCACCACGCTGAACCTGATGTCCGACAGGAAGAGCACAGGCCAGCTCAACATCCGCGGGGAAGAGCGCAGCCGACATCAGAGGAGCTCCTCCGTGCCGAAGAAGTTCGGCGAAGCGGACAGGTGGTCGGACAGGTGGTCGGACCCGCCTCGCAGCGCCACACTGGACCGCATCCAAGCGTGCGAGCAGCAGCTCCCGGCGGGCAAAAGCCGCAGCCCGCCGTCGTCCAAGGACGACGTGTCGGACCCGGCCAACGTCAACCACCCCGGCAACCTGCTGGCCGCCGTCTTCTGGGCGGCCGTGTCGCTGATGGAGTCCGACTTTGAGTTTGAGTACCAGATGTCGCTGAGGCTGCTGGACAAGCTGCTGGGCCACATGTCGCTGGACAAGCGGGAGAACCGCGACAGGCTGGAGAAGCTGCAGGAGCAACTGCAGTGGAGCAGCTTCACGGGGCTCCAGCAGCTGCTGCTCAAGGGCTTCACGTCGGCTGCCACCGTCGACCTCGCGCTCAAGCTCTTCTGGCAGCTCACGCCCGTTTCGCGGGTGTCCGTGGTGGACACCTCGCAAGCTATCG GTTTCCCCTTGAACGTCCTCTGCCTGCTCCCGCACCTTGTGCAGAATTTCGACGGCCCCACGCTCTTCTGTCAGGAAGTGGCCGAAAGGATCGCACAG gtgtGCCTGGAGGAGAAGAACGACAAGCTCTCCAACCTGGCCCACGTCATGACGCTTTACAAGACGCGCTCGTACACCCGCAACTGCTTCTCCTGGGTCAACGTGGTGTGCAGGTACCTGCACGAGGCCTTCTCGGACATCGCGCTCAGCCTGGTCACCTACATGGCGGAG CTGCTGGAGAAAGGTCTCCCCAGTATGCAGCAGACCATTTTACAAATCATCTACAGCCTGCTGAGTCACATGGACCTGAGTGGCATTCAAGCCAAACCTTTCAATATGGAAGTGCTCAGGACTATAGAGAAATTTGCTCAG ACGGCCCACTGGAGGGAAGCGCTGAACATCCTCAAGCTGGTGGTGAGTCGCTCGGCCAGTCTGGCGCAGCCTTCCGGCGACCTCTCCTACGAGGACATCAGCCGCGTGTGGGAGCGCTCGTCCAAGGCCTTGCCTGGGAAAACGCTGGATTTCCACTTTGACGTATCCGAG ACGCCAGTGATTGGTCGGCGCCACCACGACCTGCGCGCCTCCCCGGGCCGCGACGGCAAGAGTGGAATCGCGGCGGTGACCCGCAGCACCTCCTCCTCGTCCAGCTCTCTGGGCTCCACGTCCAACAAGGTCCTGGTGCCGGTCAGCTGGAAGAGGCCTCAATCTTCCCAG AAAAGAACCAGAGAGAAACTTGTCCATGTTTTGTCTTTGTGCGGGCAGAAAGTGGGTCTCACAAAGAACACTTCG GTGATTTTCTCCAGCTGCGGCGAGCTGGACCTCGCCGAGCACCGGCCCAGCCCGGCGTCATCCGAAGACGGAACCCGAGAAGCCGACGCGACGGACGACACCGCCTCGGAGCAGCAGTTTCGAGTCTTCCGGGACTTTGACTTCCTGGATGTGGAGCTCGAAGACGGAGAG GAGTTGCTG GGTGAGACGGTGGACAATTTCAACTGGGGCGTGCGTCGCCACTCGGCCGACAGCCTGGACCGGAGCGGCCCGGGCGGCGCCCTGGAGGAGAGCCAACTGTCGGGCAGCACGCCCAGCCTGAGCCGCGTCCTCGCCGGCGAGGACGACTCGGACGACTTCTCCGAGGAGGAGTCCCTCTCGGCCGCCCAG GCCGCCAGTCTCCCCCCAAGCACGGAGATCCAAAAGATGGATTCTCCCTCCTTTTGCAACTCCACGCCACCCGGCGGCAAAAATCCCTCTTTTGAGCTCCAGCTGCCGAAGGACTCGAAACAGCGG TTCTTCCAAGCGGATGAAGACGCAAACGAGGAGGACGCGTCGCTCTCCATCAGCTGCCTCCCTCCCGACTTTGACTGTGGCGACGCTTTGGAAGTCACGCACCCTTTCTACAAAGACATCCACGGCTGCTTGCCCAG CCTCGCAGAGGAGGAGGGAGACGACGGCACGCCGGAGTCGGACTCTTCGCCGCCCCCCTCGCCCTTCTTCTCCGCCATCCTGGCGGCGTTCCAGCCGGCGGCGTGCGACGACGCAGAGGAAGCCTGGCGCGCCCATCTGAGCCAGCTGGCGTCCGACTCGGACGGCTCCTGCGCCGTCTACACCTTCCACGTCTTCTGCTGCCTCTTCCAG AGCATCCAGAGCAGATTTAGCTCTCTGACCTCCGACGCTGTGAGTTACCTCAACGACGGCCTGAAAGGACTTGGAGCAAAGTTCCTCAGGTCCTCTCAAATGCTGACCACCTGCGCCGAGTGCCCCTTGTTGCTTATCGACGCCGACACA GTCATGTCCTACGGACTCCTGGAGAAAATGAAATTCAGCGTGCTGGAGCTGCAAGAGTATCTGGATACGTACAACAGCAAAAAGGAAGCCACTGTCACG TGGCTGAGCAGCTGCAAGGCCGCCTTTCCCCAAAGTCCCGACAGCACAGCCAGCGCACGGGAGCAAAAG CAACTGGAGCTGTGTCAGAGACTCTACAAACTCCACTTCCAACTCTTACTGCTGTTTCAGTCGTACACCAAGCTGGTCGAGCAGGTCTACGCGGTCAGCTCCCATCCCAAA CTAAGCAACATGTCCCAAGAGCTGAGCGACTTGAGGAGCCACCTCAAAGCGGCGTGGGTGGAAGATGACCGAAGAGCGTGCGGTGAGCCCTCCACCTTCAGCACGGCCGAGGCGGCCGTGCAGGCCATCCTGGAAGTTCTCAAGAGCGACGGCTTTGCCTCGGCCATCTGCTACATCCGGGAGTGCAG AACATCTTGGCCCAAAGACATCTTCGGCGGCCCCTCGGAAGACGAGATCCAGACGCTGCTCAACATTTACTTCCGCCACCAGACGCTGGGCCGCACGGGCACGTTGGCTCTGGTGGGCTGCAAGCGGGACCTGAGCGACGTCTCGGCCCAGCTGACCGAGCTCAACGGGGAGATGCGCGACGCGATGAGCCGGACGCGGGGCGACCGCCCCGTCGTCGCCTTCCTGCCCGACGCCAAGGTGTCGGGCTCCACCCTGTGA